GGCGGGGTTTCCGGTGCCGGCATCGTTGGTTGTCACGGATTTTGTTGCTGAGCGGCCGCTAGACCTCCAGCAGCTCGCCTTCTTTGTGTTTAACCAGCTCATCAATTTGGGTGACGTATTGGTGCGTGGTCTTGTCGAGATCCTTTTCTGCGCGACCGACCTCATCCTCGCCGGCCTCGCCTTCCTTACGGATGCGATGGAGTTCCTCCATCGCTTTGCGACGGATATTACGCACCGAAACCTTGGCCTCCTCCCCCTTATGCTTTGCCTGTTTGACCAGCTCTCGCCGACGTTCTTCGGTGAGCTGCGGTACGGCCACGCGAATAAGGGCGCCGTCGTTGGTGGGATTCACTCCAAGGTCGGAGTTGCGAATTGCAGTCTCGATAGCGCGCAACTGATTGGCTTCATACGGCTTTATCACGACTAGCCGCGCCTCGGGGACATTGATGCTGGCCAGTTGCGTGATCGGGGTGGCCGCACCGTAGTAGTCGATGGTGATCCGAGAGAACATGCCAGGGTTGGCGCGGCCGGTACGGATAGTTGACAGGTCGTCACGTGCCACCGCCACAGCCTTCTCCATTTTCTCTTCGGCGTCGAAGAGAGCCTCATCAATCATCTGCGCCGCTCCTCCTCATCGCTGCGCTCTGCATCGTCGCCGGCGCCAACCATCTGCGCCGCTCCTCCTCATCGCTGCGCTCTGCATCGTCGCCGGCGCCAACCATCTGCGCCGCTCCTCCTCATCGCTGCGCTCTGCATCGTCGCCGGCGCGAAGCAGCGCGTAGTCCCCTTAGGTGGTGACCAGCGTTCCGATCTTCTCACCCCGAACAGCACGGGCGATATTGCCATCGGTCAGCAGGTTGAACACCAGGATCGGCATGCCATTGTCCATGCAAAGGCTGAACGCGGTGGCGTCGGCTACTCGCAGCCCGCGGTCGAGGACCTCACGATGACTGACGGCGGTGAGCAGTTCGGCCTCGGGGTTCACCCGCGGATCCTCAGCAAACACACCGTCGACCGCTTTGGCCATCAAGACCACGTCGGCACCGATCTCCAGCGCACGCTGCGCTGCGGTGGTATCCGTCGAAAAGTACGGCAGCCCCATGCCGGCACCGAAGATCACCACCCGTCCCTTCTCCAGGTGGCGGACGGCCCGCAACGGCAGGTACGGTTCGGCCACCTGGCCCATGGTGATCGCGGTCTGGACTCGGGTAACGATGCCTTCCTTCTCCAGGAAGTCTTGCAGTGCAAGGCTGTTCATGACAGTGCCGAGCATTCCCATATAGTCCGACCTGGTGCGCTCCATACCGAGCTGCTGCAGCTGTGCGCCCCGGAAAAAGTTGCCGCCGCCGATCACGACGGCGATCTGGACGCCGCCGCGCACCACATCGGCGATCTGGCGGGCCACCTGCGCGACGACATCGGGATCCAGCCCGACCTGGCCTCCGCCGAACATTTCCCCGCCGAGCTTGAGCAACACTCGCGAGTACCCGGACAGCTGAGCCGCCGACGCGGCGCCAGTGCTCGCAGGCTCCGGCTTCGAAGCCGGCGCGCCGGCGACATCGGGCTCTGTCATCTGACTCCTCGCACGACAGTGCCATCCCGGCACCACCAGGACGGCATCTCACATCCTGCCTCAATAGCCGCGCTCCGGCGTGGGCGGGGTGCGTTAGTCACGCAACAACGAGGGGCCGGCCGAGGCCAGGCCCGTCGACTATCTCAAGGTGTGAGCATCGCTCGAGCAACAAAGTTGGAATAGTTCTGTTCTGAACCGGGTACCCAGGGGTACCGGCAGACATCTCCGCGAGGGATGCCTACGGGCCCCACGACGGGGAAGTGGCACCCTCATGAAGTTTGGAGATATCTCTTGGAAGTTCTACTTCTTACCGATGAAGCCGATCTTGAATCGGCTCTGCCGGAGCTGGAGTCGTTCGCGCAGTCGGTGCAGCGCGCACCGCTGGACGACCCGGGCGCGGCCAAGGGTGCGGACGCCGATGTCGCGATCATTGACGCGCGCGCCGACTTGGCGGCCGCTCGCCGGGTGTGCCGCCGGCTGACGACTAGCGCACCAGCCCTTGCCGTGGTGGCTGTTGTTGCGCCGGCCAACTTTGTGGCAGTGGACGGCGATTGGATATTCGATGACGTGCTGTTGAACGCGGCCGGCGGGGCCGAGCTGCAGGCACGGTTGCGGTTGGCGATCACACGTCGACGGAGCACGCTAGCGGGCACACTGCAATTCGGGGACCTCGTCCTTCACCCAGCCAGCTACACCGCGTCGCTGGGCGACCGGGACCTGGGGCTGACGCTCACCGAATTCAAACTCATGAATTTCCTTGTGCAGCATGCCGGTCGGGCGTTCACCCGGACTCGGCTCATGCGTGAGGTGTGGGGCTATGAGTGCCATGGTCGCATTCGTACCGTCGATGTTCACGTACGACGACTGCGCGCAAAGCTCGGAGCCGAGCACGAATCGATGATCGACACCGTTCGCGGTGTGGGTTATATGGCGGTGACGCCACCGCAGCCGCGCTGGATCATCAGCGAATCGATACTAAACCGTTGCAAGTGAGTGATCTTTAGTGGTCACTTGACTTGCACCCCGTCTCGGGGTTGTTCGCCGGCCGGGTGGCCGGTTGCCTTCCGCGCTTCACGGCCACCCGCCGGGCCAGGCCCGGTCTTACGGTCGGCTCCACGCTTGACGGCGGCCCCAACTGGGCCGACGACGCTAGGTGGTTCCTCGTAGCGTGCGAGGTTGATCGCGGCGTTGTCGTCACGTTGGTGCGTGATCGAACAGCCGTCGCATTGCCATTTTTCGTCCCAGCCGATGTCTTGCACATGCCGGCAGGCATGGCAGGTTTTCGACGATGGGAACCAGCGGTCGGCGACCACCAGACTCGATCCGTACCAGCCTGTCTTGTAGGACAGGTGACGGCGCGGGGTTGCCAGGGCTGCATCAGACAGTGCGCGCCGTCTGGCGCGCGCCCCCGGCAGTCCCTTTTGCCGCAGCATTCCCGCCGCATCCAGACCTTCGACAACGATACGGCCGTGGGTTTTGGCCAATCGTGTTGTCAGCACGTGCAGGTGGTGGGTACGGACATCGTTGACCCGACGGTGCAGCCGGGACAGTTCGGTGGTGCGCTCACAGTAGCGGCGTGAGCCTTTCGTGCAGCGTGAGCGTGCGCGGCTGACGCGGCGCAACCCGCGCAACGCAGCATCAAGCGGGCGAGGATTCGGCACTTGTTCAAGCACCGTGCCCTCAGCGTCTGCAACAGTGGCCAAACGCCGCACACCAACGTCGACACCCACCCGTGAATCAGGAAGCGCCACACGCCGCTGTTGGGGGCGTTGGACGAGCACCCGCACGCTCGCATCCAGGCGGGTGCCGTTGCGGCGCACGGTGATCGCCAGCACCCGCGCCCGACCTTTGGCGATGAGCCGCTCAACCCGGCGGGTGTTCTCGTACGTACGGATGGTGCCGATCACCGGCAAGGTGAGGTGGCGGCGGTCGGGCTCCACACGCATCGCACCGGTCGTGAAGCACACGCGATCGGCGTCGCGTCCCTTCTTCTTAAACCGGGGAACGCCTACTGTTTTGCCAGCCCGTTTCCCGGCACGGCAGCTCTGCCAGTTCCAATACGCATCGACCGCGCCCGCGATGCCATCGGCATAGGCCTCTTTCGAGCATTCCGGCCACCACACCTGCCCGGTCTGCGCGTTGACACACACCTGGTCTTTGACCGTGTTCCACCGTTTGCGCAACACCCGCAGCGACGGCTTCGCCGACTCGGTGCCATCCGCGCGCCACGCCTTGATGTCGGCTTTAAGCGCCGTGACGGTCCAGTTGAATGCCTTACGGCGAGCACCAAAATGGCGCGCCAAGCTGGCAGCTTGCGTCTGGGTCGGGTTCAGCGTGAACCGAAACGCCTGCACACACCACCCCTCAGGCACCTTTAAGCGCGCCATCACCTAGCCTCGTGTCCCCCGGCGCGTGCCGCCGCGGCCACGGCACGCGCAGCACGGTTGCCAGCAGCGCGTTTGCCGTAGAGCCGCGCACATATCGACGTCAAGATCTCGGTGATATCGCCCACAACGTCGTCATCGACATCGGCCGAATCGACCACAACCAGCTCACGGCCGTCAGCGGCCAGTACCGCCTGTACACACTCAAAGCCGAACCGCCCCAACCGGTCCCGACGTTTCATCACAATCCGCCTCACCGTCGGATCACCCAGCAGCGTAAGGAACGTGCGGCGGCGCCCGTACAGCGCCGACCCGACTTCAGTAACGACCTTGCCGACGGGTATCTGTTCCGCCGTGGCCCACGCGGTCACGCCTACCACTTGCCGATCCAGATCCACCTTCTGATCAGCCGACGACAACCGCGCACACACCGCCGTCCGCCCCCACCGCCCCGGCTGCCCGGCTGGCTCGTCGACAAGAATCACTCGCCCAACCCTGCGGGCGGGAACCGGCAACCGCCCGACACGCAACCAGCGATACGCAATAACCCGCGCCACACCGTTGCCCTCAGCCCACACCACCAGATTCATACTTCCGTTCCTACAACACACCACCGACAACCAACGACCACCCAAACGCAACAGCTGACAGCCCCTTCCGGGCATCGGCAGCACCGGCCGAAGACTCCACAGCGCGTTAATGCGCCCAGGTGTTTGCAACGGCGGTGTCGAAGGCTGCCGAGAACACGCCCACTGCGGCAATGCGATGTAGGCTTCACGCCCGTGGCTATGGTTCCCGCTCAAACGACCGGCGGCACTGCCCACAAGCGCCGGGAGCGCATAGGAACGATTTACCGTTCGGCCCGGCACATGTGTCAGTATCCTTGACATGGGTCTAGCCGATGACGCCCCGCTGGGCTATCTGCTCTACCGGGTGGGAGCCGTACTGCGGCCAGAGGTTTCCGCTGCGCTCAGTCCACTCGGCCTGACGCTGCCTGAGTTCGTCTGCCTGAGAATGCTTTCGCAGTCACCGGGACTATCCAGCGCCGAATTGGCCCGGCACGCAAGCGTCACACCGCAGGCGATGAACACGGTGTTGCGCAAGCTGGAAGATGCCGGTGCGGTGGCCCGGCCCGCATCGGTGTCTTCCGGGCGTTCGCTACCGGCTACATTGACCGCTCGAGGCCGAGCCCTGGCGAAGCGCGCCGAGGCCGTCGTACGCGCCGCCGATGCCCGCGTCCTGGCCAGGCTGACCGCGCCTCAGCAACGCGAGTTCAAACGAATGCTGGAGAAGCTCGGGTCCGACTAGATCCGGACGCGGGCTACTCGGCGATATTTGGGGCGTGGATCCGGGCCCAGGGCCGGGCCTCTTCGAGTTCGTAAGCCAGCTCCAGCAGCAGCGCCTCGCGCCCGGTATCAGCCGAGAGCATCATGCCCACGGGCATGCCGTCCGCGGATTGAGCCAACGGTAGCGAAATCGCCGGCACCCCCGTGACGTTCTGCACTGGCGTGAACACGACCCAGCTGCTCAGCCGGTCGAGCACCGTCTGATAGTCGGTAGGCGCAAGGTATCCGACCTGCGGAGTGGCCTCCGCGACCGTTGGCGTGAGCAAGACGTCGTAGGTACCGAAGAACCGCACGCTGCGCCGCCGTAGCATGCGCAGACGCATGATCGCCAACGGCAGCCGGTGCAGGTTGCGGCCGGTATGGCGGGCCAGCCCCAAAGTCAGTTCGTCCAGCCGGGTAGGGTCGAACGTCCTGCCGAATGTGCGCCGGCCGCTGCGCACTTGCGCCAGGGCCAAGAACCCCCAATAGAGCACGAAATCGTCCACGAAACTGGCCGGTGCCGGTGGGTGGTCGACGTGTTCTACCCGGTGACCTAGTTCCTCGAGCAGCCCTGCCAACTTCAGCGTCAGCTGCCGCACTTCGGGGCTGGCCTCGCGCAGAACCGAGCGGGTTACTACGGCAATCCTCAGCCGCTGCTTAACGGGGCTTGTGACGTCCCCGACCGGCGGCAGCTGGTGGTTACGCCAAAGGCGCTCGGCCTCGCGGTAGAAGGCTGCGGTGTCGCGTACCGTGCGGGTCAGGACGCCATTGGCGACGATGCCCACCGGCAACCTGCGATACTCCGGCTCCAGCGGCAACCGGCCGCGCGACGGCTTGAGCCCGACCAACCCGTTGCAGGCGGCCGGAATACGGATCGAGCCGCCGCCGTCGTTGGCGTGCGCGATCGGCACCACGCCGGCTGCCACCAAGGCGCCCGATCCCGATGAGGAGGCACCCGCTGTGTAGTCGGTATTCCACGGATTACGGACCGGTCCCAGCCGAGGGTGTTCGGCCACGGCGCTGAAGCCGAATTCCGACAACTGCGTCTTGCCCAGGGACACCAGCCCGGTGCCCAGCACCACCCGGGTTATCTCGCTGTCGGCGACGGCCGCGTATGGTTCCCACGCGTCGGTGCCATGCATCGACGGCTGTCCGGCAACGTCGACGTTGTCCTTGATGAAGGTCGGCACTCCACTGAAGAACGCTTCCTGGCCCGTACCCATCGCGGCCGCGTCTCGCGCCACGTCGAAAGCCGCATACGCCAACGCGTTCAGTGCCGGGTTAACGGCTTCGGCGCGGGCGATGGCGGCCTCGACGACGTCTGCCCGACCCACTCGACCTGATCGGATGGCGTCGGCGAGGGCGACCGCGTCGAGGTCACCAAGGGCATCGTCAACGAAAGCGTGTACGCGCGACATACCCGGCTAAGCCTGGCCCACCTCGAAGCGGACGAACCGTGTCACCGTCACGCCGGCCACGTCGAGCAGGGCCTTGACGGTCTTCTTATTGTCGGACACCGACGCCTGCTCAAGCAGCACCGCATCCTTGAAGAAGCCGTTCAGCCGGCCCTCGACAATCTTGGGCAGCGCCTGCTCCGGCTTGCCCTCGGCCCTTGCCGTCTCCTCGGCGATGCGGCGTTCGCTGGCCACGATGTCTTCAGGCACGTCGTCGCGGGACAGGTACCGCGCCCGCAGCGCGGCGATTTGCAACGCAACGGCGTGCGCGGCGGCCGCGTCGTCGCCGCGGTACTCGACCAGTACACCCACCGCTGGCGGCAGGTCAGCGGAACGTCGATGCAGGTAGGCTTCCACGGTCCCGTCGAAAATCGCCACACGACGCAGCTCGAGCTTCTCGCCGATCTTGGCCGACAGCTCGGCGATCGCCTGCTCGACGGTCTTGTCGCCGATGCTGGCACCCTTGAGCGCGTCGACGTCGGCGGGCTTAGCTGCTGCCGCCGCCGCGACCACTTGGTCGGCCAGCGTTTGGAACTCCGCGTTCTTGGCAACAAAGTCAGTCTCGCAGTTGAGCTCGATCAGCGCGCCGTCCTTGGCCGCCACCAAGCCCTCGGCCGTAGCCCGCTCGGCACGCTTGCCGACATCCTTAGCGCCCTTGATCCGCAGCGCCTCGACGGCCTTGTCGAAGTCCCCGTCGGTTTCGGCCAGCGCGTTCTTACAGGCGAGCATGCCGGCGCCGGTCAGCTCCCTCAGCCGCTTGACGTCAGCGGCAGTGAAGTTCGCCATATCAGCCTTTCCTAGGATGCATCTGTGGTTGGTTCGGTTGCGCCTGCGGGGGCGTCGGTGAGGGCAGTTGTTGACGCGGTTGCTGATGGCGTTGCCGAAGCTGTCGCCGAGGCCAGCAGCTCTTGCTCCCATTCGGCCAGCGGCTCGGCGGCTTCGGCCTCCGGCTTGCCGTCGGCGCGCCCCAGTCCGGCACGGGCCTGCAGGCCCTCGGCGACCGCGGAAGCGATCACCCTAGTCAGCAGCGCGGCCGAGCGGATCGCGTCGTCGTTGCCTGGGATTGGGTAGTCGACCTCGTCGGGGTCGCAGTTCGTGTCAAGGATCGCGATGACCGGGATGCCCAGTTTGCGGGCCTCACCGACGGCAATGTGCTCTTTGTTCGTGTCGACGACCCAGATCGCCGACGGCACCTTGGCCATGTCGCGGATGCCGCCGAGGCTGCGCTCGAGCTTGTTCTTCTCGCGGGTCAATCCCAAGATTTCCTTCTTGGTGCGGCCCTCGAAGCCACCGGTCTGCTCCATCGCCTCAAGCTCCTTGAGGCGTTGCAGCCGCTTATGCACGGTGGAGAAGTTGGTGAGCATGCCTCCCAGCCAGCGCTGGTTCACATACGGCATGCCGACCCGGGTGGCTTCGGCGGCCACCGACTCCTGCGCCTGCTTCTTTGTGCCGACGAAGAGCACCGACCCACCGTGAGCGACGGTCTCTTTCACGAACTCGTACGCCTTATCGATGAAGGTCAACGTCTGCTGCAGGTCGATGATGTAGATGCCGTTGCGGTCGGTGAAGATGAAACGCTTCATCTTGGGATTCCAGCGACGGGTCTGATGCCCGAAGTGGGTGCCGCTGTCAAGCAGCTGCTTCATGGTGACTACGGCCATACCTATGCCTTACTCATGTGTCGGTTGTTCGCCCGGCATCGGCTGAAGCCGGGCCCTGGCGTCTGCCGCGATGCCGGACCCGGGAGGAAATCCCCGAAGGGAACCGCCGCGGGACCGCCCCGGCATGCTGTTGCGGATCCCGGAAAGGCGGGCCGCGGTGCAGACACGCGAAGTCAGCCCGCCGATGCGAGCTGCGCCGAGTAGTTTACACCGACCCAGCTGGTGATTTTCCCGGCAGCGGAATCCACAGCGACGACATTGTCCACAAAACGGGCGGCGGCGATTGGCCAAATCGCCCGCGCGGCGCTGCACTGCAAAGGTACGGAGGGTTCTGAGCCGCAGCGTACTGATCCTTTGCTGGTCGCTGCTTGGTGCGGCGCCGGCCCATGCCGACGACTCCCGGCTGGGCTGGCCGCTGCGGCCGCCGCCGGCGGTAGTCCGGCAGTTCGACGCCGCATCGCCCAATTGGAATCCGGGGCACCGCGGTGTCGACCTGGCCGGGCGCCCCGGTCAGCCGGTTTACGCGGCCGGCAGCGCGACGGTCGTATTCGCCGGGCTGCTCGCGGGACGGCCGGTGGTTTCACTGGCCCACCCGGGTGGGCTACGCACCAGCTACGAGCCGGTAGTCGCCCAGGTCCGGGTCGGTCAGCCGGTGTCGGCGCCCACCGTGATCGGCGCGCTGGCGGCCGGGCACCCCGGGTGCCAGGCCGCCGCCTGTCTGCACTGGGGGGCGATGTGGGGCCCGGCTTCGGGCGCCAACTATGTCGATCCGCTGGGCCTGCTGAAGTCCACACCGATACGGCTCAAGCCGCTATCCAGCGAAGGGCGGACGCTGCATTACCGCCAAGCGGAACCCGTATTTGTGAACGAAGCCGCCGCCGGTGCTCTGGCCGGCGCTGGCCATCGGAAATCCCCGAAGCAGGGCGTTTTCCGCGGTGCCGCGCAGGGCGGTGACATCGTCGCCCGGCAACCGCCAGGCCGCTGGGTTTGCCCATCGAGCGCGGGCGGCCCAATCGGGTGGCACCGACAATGAACCAGCCGAGCTCCCCTTCCCCAAAGCGGCCGATACCGATCCGCCAATGCTTTCTCGGTCTAGTGCCCAGTACCAGTACGGCTGGGGCGTCTGAACCCCGCCAACAGCACCGCCGCCTGCCACACTTGGGCTCGCCCGCGGGCCGGCGAAGATGGTTGGACCCCAGCTGTCAAGCACCGAGGATCCCGAGTCACCGGCGCCGCCCGGGGTGCCCGGGATCGCTTGCTGGGCGAGCGAAGCCTCGAATTGCAGTAGCCCTTCGTCGAAGTAGCTGATGCCCAGCAACCGAACGATCGTCATCCTGTTGTCAGGCGTGAGACCGAGAAGATTCTCCGCGAGCCATTGCTGCAATGCCGAGTACCACGGGATCAGTGACGTCGACGAGAGTTGCTGCAACAGTTGGGGCACCGCGGCGGTGGTGGCCAGCGGTGGGACCGTCGACGATACCGTCGCCGCCGCCTGGCCGGCCAGCGCGGCAGGGCTGGTAGTCACTGGCGCCGCGGTGAACGGGGTCAACTCCGTGGCGATTGCCGCGGAGCCCGCATAGGCGTACATGGCGGCAGCGTCTTGGGCCCACATCTCGGCGTATTGGGCCTCGGTGGCCGCGATCGCCGGGGTGTTCTGCCCGAAAAAGTTGGTCGCGACCAGCGCCACCAACAGCGCGCGGTTGGCAACGACCACCGGCGGGGGCACCGTCATCGCAAACGCCAGCTCATAGGCTGCCGCGGCCGCTCTGGCCTGCATGCCCGCCTGTTCAGCCTGACCGGCGGTGGCGCTGAGCCACGCCACATAAGGCGTGACCGCGGCCACCATCGACGCCGCTGCGGGCCCCGCCCAGTACGCACCGGTCAGCTCCGAGATAGCCAACCGGTAGCCGCCGGCGGCCAAGCCCAATTCAGCCGCCAAACTATCCCAGGCCGCCGCGGCGGCCATCATGGGCCCCGATCCCGGACCTGCGTACATTCGACCGGAGTTGATCTCGGGCGGCAACACCCCAAAGTCCAACGCCCATCCCTCCCTAGCCGGCCGGGATCACGGCGTGGTTACGCGCCCCACCCGAATAGGCAGTGGTACGTGATGCGGTCACGAACTGGTCTTGAATCGCCAGCCTCAGGTCGCTGATCGCTGACAGCGGCCCCGGTCGTCGAACAAGCCAGTCCATCCTGTGCCCTCATCCCTGATAGCTGGATTTTGGCGGCTTGACATCGGCCGCACCAGCGTTTCTGGGTAAGTGCTTACAAACGAGACGCATTTGCTGTGACCGGAGCCGAATGTTTGATTCCCGGCCAGCTACCGTTCACCTGAAGGAAGTCGGCGCGTTACCCACAGCTCGATATTCGGGGTCCTGCCGGCCCGAACCGCCACCGCACAATCGATGCCGGCTTCGCGGCTACCGTCGACTCCATGACCGTTGCCAGCACCGCTCACCATACACGTCGGCTACGTTTCGGGTTGGCGGCACCGTTGCCCCGCGCGGGCACCCAGATGCGCGCCTTCGCGCAGGCTGTCGAGGCCGCCGGGTTCGACGTGCTGGCCTTCCCGGACCACCTGGTGCCTTCGGTTTCGCCGTTCGCAGGCGCGACCGCCGCGGCGATGGCCACGCAACGACTGCACACCGGCACATTGGTGCTCAACAACGACTTTCGCCATCCCGTGGACACCGCTCGAGAGGCGGCCGGTGTGGCAACCCTCGCCGAAGGCCGCTTCGAACTGGGACTGGGCGCCGGACACCGGAGGTCCGAATACGACGCCGCCGGCATTACCTTCGATTCCGGGGCAACACGGGTGGCGCGGCTCATCGAATCGGCGCACCTGATCCGTGCGCTGCTGGACGCGGAGCCCGTCGACTTCGACGGGCAGCATTACCGGGTGCACGCCGAAGCGGGCTCACTGGTGGCACCGCCGAAGGTCCGGGTCCCCC
Above is a window of Mycobacterium tuberculosis H37Rv DNA encoding:
- the pyrH gene encoding uridylate kinase (UK (uridine monophosphate kinase) (UMP kinase)); this translates as MTEPDVAGAPASKPEPASTGAASAAQLSGYSRVLLKLGGEMFGGGQVGLDPDVVAQVARQIADVVRGGVQIAVVIGGGNFFRGAQLQQLGMERTRSDYMGMLGTVMNSLALQDFLEKEGIVTRVQTAITMGQVAEPYLPLRAVRHLEKGRVVIFGAGMGLPYFSTDTTAAQRALEIGADVVLMAKAVDGVFAEDPRVNPEAELLTAVSHREVLDRGLRVADATAFSLCMDNGMPILVFNLLTDGNIARAVRGEKIGTLVTT
- the tsf gene encoding elongation factor EF-Ts → MANFTAADVKRLRELTGAGMLACKNALAETDGDFDKAVEALRIKGAKDVGKRAERATAEGLVAAKDGALIELNCETDFVAKNAEFQTLADQVVAAAAAAKPADVDALKGASIGDKTVEQAIAELSAKIGEKLELRRVAIFDGTVEAYLHRRSADLPPAVGVLVEYRGDDAAAAHAVALQIAALRARYLSRDDVPEDIVASERRIAEETARAEGKPEQALPKIVEGRLNGFFKDAVLLEQASVSDNKKTVKALLDVAGVTVTRFVRFEVGQA
- a CDS encoding HTH-type transcriptional regulator — its product is MGLADDAPLGYLLYRVGAVLRPEVSAALSPLGLTLPEFVCLRMLSQSPGLSSAELARHASVTPQAMNTVLRKLEDAGAVARPASVSSGRSLPATLTARGRALAKRAEAVVRAADARVLARLTAPQQREFKRMLEKLGSD
- the amiC gene encoding amidase AmiC (aminohydrolase), producing MSRVHAFVDDALGDLDAVALADAIRSGRVGRADVVEAAIARAEAVNPALNALAYAAFDVARDAAAMGTGQEAFFSGVPTFIKDNVDVAGQPSMHGTDAWEPYAAVADSEITRVVLGTGLVSLGKTQLSEFGFSAVAEHPRLGPVRNPWNTDYTAGASSSGSGALVAAGVVPIAHANDGGGSIRIPAACNGLVGLKPSRGRLPLEPEYRRLPVGIVANGVLTRTVRDTAAFYREAERLWRNHQLPPVGDVTSPVKQRLRIAVVTRSVLREASPEVRQLTLKLAGLLEELGHRVEHVDHPPAPASFVDDFVLYWGFLALAQVRSGRRTFGRTFDPTRLDELTLGLARHTGRNLHRLPLAIMRLRMLRRRSVRFFGTYDVLLTPTVAEATPQVGYLAPTDYQTVLDRLSSWVVFTPVQNVTGVPAISLPLAQSADGMPVGMMLSADTGREALLLELAYELEEARPWARIHAPNIAE
- the rpsB gene encoding 30S ribosomal protein S2, whose translation is MAVVTMKQLLDSGTHFGHQTRRWNPKMKRFIFTDRNGIYIIDLQQTLTFIDKAYEFVKETVAHGGSVLFVGTKKQAQESVAAEATRVGMPYVNQRWLGGMLTNFSTVHKRLQRLKELEAMEQTGGFEGRTKKEILGLTREKNKLERSLGGIRDMAKVPSAIWVVDTNKEHIAVGEARKLGIPVIAILDTNCDPDEVDYPIPGNDDAIRSAALLTRVIASAVAEGLQARAGLGRADGKPEAEAAEPLAEWEQELLASATASATPSATASTTALTDAPAGATEPTTDAS
- a CDS encoding oxidoreductase — its product is MTVASTAHHTRRLRFGLAAPLPRAGTQMRAFAQAVEAAGFDVLAFPDHLVPSVSPFAGATAAAMATQRLHTGTLVLNNDFRHPVDTAREAAGVATLAEGRFELGLGAGHRRSEYDAAGITFDSGATRVARLIESAHLIRALLDAEPVDFDGQHYRVHAEAGSLVAPPKVRVPLLVGGNGTEVLRLGGRIADIVGLAGISHNRDATQVRFTHFDADGLADRIAVVRHAAGDRFEAIELNALIQAVVCTNDRNAAAAELAATLGGITPEQVLESPFLLLGTHEQMAEALAARQRRFGVSYWTVFDEWAGRASAMRDIAEVIALLRYG
- a CDS encoding resolvase; translated protein: MSRILTHVPGRTVNRSYALPALVGSAAGRLSGNHSHGREAYIALPQWACSRQPSTPPLQTPGRINALWSLRPVLPMPGRGCQLLRLGGRWLSVVCCRNGSMNLVVWAEGNGVARVIAYRWLRVGRLPVPARRVGRVILVDEPAGQPGRWGRTAVCARLSSADQKVDLDRQVVGVTAWATAEQIPVGKVVTEVGSALYGRRRTFLTLLGDPTVRRIVMKRRDRLGRFGFECVQAVLAADGRELVVVDSADVDDDVVGDITEILTSICARLYGKRAAGNRAARAVAAAARAGGHEAR
- the PPE45 gene encoding PPE family protein PPE45 (Member of the Mycobacterium tuberculosis PPE protein family), giving the protein MDFGVLPPEINSGRMYAGPGSGPMMAAAAAWDSLAAELGLAAGGYRLAISELTGAYWAGPAAASMVAAVTPYVAWLSATAGQAEQAGMQARAAAAAYELAFAMTVPPPVVVANRALLVALVATNFFGQNTPAIAATEAQYAEMWAQDAAAMYAYAGSAAIATELTPFTAAPVTTSPAALAGQAAATVSSTVPPLATTAAVPQLLQQLSSTSLIPWYSALQQWLAENLLGLTPDNRMTIVRLLGISYFDEGLLQFEASLAQQAIPGTPGGAGDSGSSVLDSWGPTIFAGPRASPSVAGGGAVGGVQTPQPYWYWALDRESIGGSVSAALGKGSSAGSLSVPPDWAARARWANPAAWRLPGDDVTALRGTAENALLRGFPMASAGQSTGGGFVHKYGFRLAVMQRPPFAG
- a CDS encoding transposase, whose amino-acid sequence is MMARLKVPEGWCVQAFRFTLNPTQTQAASLARHFGARRKAFNWTVTALKADIKAWRADGTESAKPSLRVLRKRWNTVKDQVCVNAQTGQVWWPECSKEAYADGIAGAVDAYWNWQSCRAGKRAGKTVGVPRFKKKGRDADRVCFTTGAMRVEPDRRHLTLPVIGTIRTYENTRRVERLIAKGRARVLAITVRRNGTRLDASVRVLVQRPQQRRVALPDSRVGVDVGVRRLATVADAEGTVLEQVPNPRPLDAALRGLRRVSRARSRCTKGSRRYCERTTELSRLHRRVNDVRTHHLHVLTTRLAKTHGRIVVEGLDAAGMLRQKGLPGARARRRALSDAALATPRRHLSYKTGWYGSSLVVADRWFPSSKTCHACRHVQDIGWDEKWQCDGCSITHQRDDNAAINLARYEEPPSVVGPVGAAVKRGADRKTGPGPAGGREARKATGHPAGEQPRDGVQVK
- the frr gene encoding ribosome recycling factor (ribosome releasing factor (RRF)), with amino-acid sequence MIDEALFDAEEKMEKAVAVARDDLSTIRTGRANPGMFSRITIDYYGAATPITQLASINVPEARLVVIKPYEANQLRAIETAIRNSDLGVNPTNDGALIRVAVPQLTEERRRELVKQAKHKGEEAKVSVRNIRRKAMEELHRIRKEGEAGEDEVGRAEKDLDKTTHQYVTQIDELVKHKEGELLEV
- a CDS encoding transcriptional regulator, with product MPTGPTTGKWHPHEVWRYLLEVLLLTDEADLESALPELESFAQSVQRAPLDDPGAAKGADADVAIIDARADLAAARRVCRRLTTSAPALAVVAVVAPANFVAVDGDWIFDDVLLNAAGGAELQARLRLAITRRRSTLAGTLQFGDLVLHPASYTASLGDRDLGLTLTEFKLMNFLVQHAGRAFTRTRLMREVWGYECHGRIRTVDVHVRRLRAKLGAEHESMIDTVRGVGYMAVTPPQPRWIISESILNRCK